The Gemmatimonadaceae bacterium region CGCCGAACAGCTCGACGTGGAATCGTTCGAGCAACGCGCCACCGAGTTCTTCCGCGACGCCGGCTGGGGGAGCATCACCGTGGGCTCCATTGGCGACGTGGTGGCCACGCTCGACTCCAGCGACTGGGGCGAGTCGGACCCGGGGAGCGCGATGGATCACCCCTGCTGTCACCTGACCACGGGGATGTTCGCCGACCTGTTCGGGCGCGTGGCGGGTGCCCCGGTGGCTGTGCTCGAGGTCGAGTGCCGCTCCGCCGGCGCTCCTCGTTGCCGCTTCCTGGTGGGGAGCCCCGCGGTGATGGAGCAGCTCTACGACGACATGGGGCGCGGCCTCCCGTACGAAGAGGCCATTAGCGCCTGCGCGTGACCTGCCGCCGCCGGCGAGAGCGGGGCCGAAATCGGTACTCAAGTGCCGGGTATTAGAGGACGACAATGAAACGGGGAGGATGCGGCAGGGGCCGCTCCTCCCCGTCGTCGTGCTCCGAGGGTCGGCGCGCGACGCCCGACCGATTCGCCCCCGAGGTACCGCATGGGAACCACCTCCCCCCGCGCCCCGCGCGATTCCATCTCGATGCGCGCCCTGGAGTGCTGCCCCGACTCCATCCTCCTCATGATGGGTATGGTCGAACCGATCGGCCCCACGATCATCTTCGTCAACAAGGCGTTCGAACGGCTCACGGGCTACCGCCGCAGCGAGGCCTGGGGGCAGACGCCCCGAGCGCTCCTGAATCCGGGGTTCGACGCCAGCTCACCCGACCCCATGCTGGCCGCACTCCGCGCCGGCGAGGACTTCCACGGCGAGCTGTCCCACGTGCGAAGGGACGGCTCGACGTACGTCGCCGACTGGAAGGTCTCACCCATGCGCGACGCGAGCGGCGAGATCACTCACTGGATCGCGGTCCAGCGCGAGGTGCAGGCCGCGCGCGGATGTGCTGACAGCACAGCGACTTCCGCCGAGTGGGCCGCATCGGGGAGGAGCGGGAGCGAGACCCCGGCCATGCGCGCCTCCGCACTCGCCATCGCCACGCTGCGCGTCGAGCAGGTCACGGTGGAGCCCGAACAGCACGCCCTCGCGGGCGCCGGCGCCCTCGCCTAACGCGCCTCGAAGTACTTCGGGTTCGCCACGAGTTCGCCGTTCACCAGCACCTCTCGATCCCACGGGAGGACGATGGTGCTCTCCGTGGCCAGGGCGTGAAAATCCGGCTCATACACCCCCGTCTTGAACGAGACCGCGGTGCGTACCTCGGCGGCCCCGGCGTTCACGATCGCCGCAACCGCCAGCCGCATCGTGGCCCCGCTGTCGCACGTCTCGTCGACGATGAGGACGCGCTTGCCGCGCACTTCGTGCGGGGCGGCCCCCAGCACGGCAGGGGTCTCGCGCACCTGTTCGTGGTCGCGCCGGCTCACGAGGATCGACCGGAACTCGCGCTCCAGGATGGCGGCCACCACCGCCCCGGGAATCACGCCGGCCGTGGCGACACCGACCACGATCTCCGGGTCGAAGCTGCGCGCCACCTTGAGGGCGAGTGCGCGTGACAGCTCGCCAAAGAGCGGCCACTCCACATCGAACCGCCCCTTGGTGGGATCGACTTCATAGCGTCGCGGCGACATCGTGGCTCCTCGGCGTGATCGTCGTGGGCGTTGGCCGCTCAGGCGCTCCGCGTGAGAGCGGGACCCGACCGACGGGGAA contains the following coding sequences:
- a CDS encoding 4-vinyl reductase, whose amino-acid sequence is MPQPLDLTHHGMLALTRSSLATLRAALLRDGGPDAAVYLQEAGYAGGDAMWEAFRRWLAERSDIPAEQLDVESFEQRATEFFRDAGWGSITVGSIGDVVATLDSSDWGESDPGSAMDHPCCHLTTGMFADLFGRVAGAPVAVLEVECRSAGAPRCRFLVGSPAVMEQLYDDMGRGLPYEEAISACA
- a CDS encoding phosphoribosyltransferase domain-containing protein; the encoded protein is MSPRRYEVDPTKGRFDVEWPLFGELSRALALKVARSFDPEIVVGVATAGVIPGAVVAAILEREFRSILVSRRDHEQVRETPAVLGAAPHEVRGKRVLIVDETCDSGATMRLAVAAIVNAGAAEVRTAVSFKTGVYEPDFHALATESTIVLPWDREVLVNGELVANPKYFEAR
- a CDS encoding PAS domain-containing protein; the encoded protein is MGTTSPRAPRDSISMRALECCPDSILLMMGMVEPIGPTIIFVNKAFERLTGYRRSEAWGQTPRALLNPGFDASSPDPMLAALRAGEDFHGELSHVRRDGSTYVADWKVSPMRDASGEITHWIAVQREVQAARGCADSTATSAEWAASGRSGSETPAMRASALAIATLRVEQVTVEPEQHALAGAGALA